The sequence CCGGCGGTCGGCTCGGTGGTGGTGCTGCACCACCACCCGCCCCGCGACCCGAGCCCCGCCAAGGCCAGCCAGCTCGGCGACCGCAAGGAGGCGGCGCTGCTGGAACAGTGGCTGGCCGACTTCCAGCACCGCACCGGCAAGGGCGCCCTGTTCGTCGGCGGGCACGTCGGCACCTTCCACGCCGACCGGGTGGACGGCGTGCCGTACGTGATCAACGGCAACTCGGGCAAGAACCCGTCGACGCCGCCGCAGCTCGGCGGCTTCACCGGCTGGACCGAGTTCGGCGTGGACCCGGTGACCCCGGCCGAGGCCGACCGGGCCCGCCGGGACCCGCTGGTCGAGGGGCCGCGCTGGGTCGCCGCGGAGTTCCACGCCCACACCGACCGGCTCGCGGTGAGCGCGCCGGCCGCCGTGGCGGTCGGGACGCCGGCCACGGTGACCGCGACGCTGACCCAGCCGGGCGGCCGTGCCGTCCCCGTGGCGGCGCCGGTCAGCGCCGACTGGTCCGCCTCGCCGAACGTCCACGTCGGAGACGCCGGTGGGGTGCGGCCCTGGCACGTGGCCCGCTTCGACCCGACCACCGGGCAGCTGACCGCGCTGCGGGCCGGCGCGCAGGTGCTGCTCGCGGTGACCGTGAACGGCGTTCGGGCCGAGGCGACGGTCGCGCTGACGGCGGCGGAGACACCTGGGGAGGCACCCGCCGCCTGACCGGCCCGGCACCCGCCGGGCATTCCGCCCGCCGGTCGGCCGCCTGCGGCGAGGGGCCGACCGGCGGCGCGCTCCGGCCCGGTCGTCGGTCTCCTCGGCGAGGGCCGACCGGCGGCGTGTCTCGGCCTGGTCGAGGACGATCCCTCCACCTGCTTTGCTCTGCTGCCTTCGGAGCAACACCGACCGTCCGGACACCGGACGCCGGGTGTTGCCCCGGCGGCAGCAGAGCAAAGCGTGCGAGCTGGGCGTTGCCGGGGGCCGCGGTCGCCGAGCGCTCAGAAGTCGCCCTCGGCGACCTGGAAGACGGTCAGCCCGAGCGACCGCCACATCCGCACCACCTGCTGCCGGTCGTCGAAGACCCCGGCCACCCGGTAGCGGTCGCGCACCTCACGCTCGTAGATTTCCTGCTTCACCACGGCGTCCTTGCGGGAGTCGCCCACCGTACGCAGGTGCAGACCGAGGTACGGCACCCGCACGTGCCGGTCCAGCCAGGCCACCGTGGCGGCGCGGGCGGTGGCGTCGCGTCCGGAGCAGAAGATCACCCCGTACCCGGCGGCGTGCATCGCCCGGACCGCCGCGATCACCGCCTCGTTGGGCTCGTCCTCGCCCACCCGGGTCATGTCGTACGGGCTGCGGGAGACGTTCAGCGCGACCGTGCCGTCGATGTCCACCAGCACGATCTCCGGCGGGCCGGCCGGGGTCGCGTCGACCGTGCCGGCCCGGCCGGTGCGGGCCGTCGGCACCGGCAGCGGCAGCGCCCGGTTGGCCAGGTAGCGCTCGTGCAGGCGACGGATGGCCGGCTCGCCGACCCGGTCCGCCTCCGCCCGCGCGGCGTCGCGGCGCAGGCACTCGTCCAGCGGTACGTCGGTGAAGTCGTGCACCTCGAAGTCCGCGTCGTACCGGGCGGCCAGGTCGGCCCAGTCCCGCAGGGTGCGCGAGCGCAGGTTGGTGTCGTCCACGCAGACGCTGACCCCGGCCCGCAGCAGCGCCTCCACCTGGGCCCGCTGGGCGAGCGTCACCTGGTACTCGGCCCGCTGAGTGAACAGCCGCTCACCGTGCAGCATCCGGCGCAGGTCGTCCCGGTTCACCCGGGCCACGGCCGGTTGCAGGGTACGGGCGAAACTGGTCTTGCCGGAGGCGGGCAGCCCGCGGGTGGCGATCAGTCGGGGCATCCTGCCCATCCCACTCCGGTCAGGGACGAATCGGGCACGGTCCCACCGTACGCCGGGGGCGGGAATGCTGGTCCCCGGTGGCGGGAATGCGAGCAGGGAGGCGGGCGTTACCACTGCCGGACCGATCGTGCGGCCCGCCTGCCGGGTCGGCTCACGCCCATGGCACACTGGTCAATCGGCCACCGGTTCCGGTTCACGCCCGAGTCCGTCGCGCACCAGGCGACGGGGAGATCAGCGGCGACCCGGCGACCACCGACGAAAGGACCGAGGCGACATGAAGCCCAACATCCACCCGGAGTACGTGACCACCGAGGTCTCCTGCTCCTGCGGTAACACCTTCTCGACCCGCAGCACCGCCAAGGGCGGCTCGATCCACGTCGAGACCTGCAGCGCCTGCCACCCGTTCTACACCGGTAAGCAGCGCGTTCTCGACACCGCCGGCCGGGTCGCCAAGTTCCAGCAGAAGTACGCCAAGGTTCAGGCGAAGAAGGCCAAGTAGCTCCACCGACGACGCCCGCGTCCGGCTTCGGCCGGGCGCGGGCGTTCGTCCGTTCCGCCCCCGGTTACGCCCGTCCGTCCGTCGAAGGAGCATCCCCCGCATGAGCAGCGAGCGCCTGGCTTCCCTCCTCGACGAGTACGCCGAGCTGGAGAAGCGGCTGGCCGACCCGGCCATCCACGCCGACCAGGGCACCGCCCGCCGGGTGGGTCGCCGGTACGCCGAGCTGGTTCCGCTGCACAAGGCCGCCGGTGAGCTGGAGCAGGCCCGCGCCGACCTGGCCGCGGCCCGGGAGCTGGCCGCCGAGGACCCGTCCTTCGCCGCGGAGGCGGAGTCGATCGCGGCGAGCCTGCCGGCACTGGAGGAGCGCCTGGCCGAGCTGCTGATCCCGCGTGACCCGCACGACGCCAAGGACGTGATCATCGAGATCAAGGCCGGCGAGGGTGGCGAGGAGTCCGCGCTCTTCGCGGGCGACCTGCTGCGGATGTACACCCGGTACGCTGAGCGGCACGGCTGGCTCACCGAGGTGATCGACGC comes from Micromonospora purpureochromogenes and encodes:
- a CDS encoding phosphatase domain-containing protein, whose amino-acid sequence is MPRLIATRGLPASGKTSFARTLQPAVARVNRDDLRRMLHGERLFTQRAEYQVTLAQRAQVEALLRAGVSVCVDDTNLRSRTLRDWADLAARYDADFEVHDFTDVPLDECLRRDAARAEADRVGEPAIRRLHERYLANRALPLPVPTARTGRAGTVDATPAGPPEIVLVDIDGTVALNVSRSPYDMTRVGEDEPNEAVIAAVRAMHAAGYGVIFCSGRDATARAATVAWLDRHVRVPYLGLHLRTVGDSRKDAVVKQEIYEREVRDRYRVAGVFDDRQQVVRMWRSLGLTVFQVAEGDF
- the rpmE gene encoding 50S ribosomal protein L31; translated protein: MKPNIHPEYVTTEVSCSCGNTFSTRSTAKGGSIHVETCSACHPFYTGKQRVLDTAGRVAKFQQKYAKVQAKKAK